The Rhododendron vialii isolate Sample 1 chromosome 5a, ASM3025357v1 genome contains a region encoding:
- the LOC131327984 gene encoding serine carboxypeptidase-like 17 isoform X1: MVQAEAAGAASQMQLLTESCSGTYSWIRWVYIHLLVTLVFSAQAVLSGKIVKFLPGYDGELPFKLETGYISVDDSELFYYFVESEGNPQEDPLFLWLTGGPGCSSFSGLIYEAGPMEFDFQNFAGGLPKLKYYPYRWTKAASMIFLDSPVGTGFSYARNPEGWHSSDTKSVEHSYQFLGKWMIEHPQFLSVQLFIAGDSYAGIPVPLITKKIIDGNKDKDKLYLNIKGYLIGSPWTDSSIDTDSKVEFAHRTALISDEIYENARRSCKEDYVNVDPENAACSAALGDIQMCVKDLYDKDILKPNCDLFSPEIGEDLDRKSLEEGASGFLQSQSMNPRVWCNDFMLLYGSIWHNDDSVQEALHVRKGTIRQWERCNYSISYTKDVPSVVPVHIELSRSALEVLVESGDHDMAVPYVGTLKWIKSLNLTLVDNWRPWFIDHQVAGYTMKYSDQGYHLTFATVKGAGHPAPEFYRRECYYLFDRWVNYRPI; the protein is encoded by the exons ATGGTACAAGCAGAAGCAGCAGGTGCTGCCTCTCAGATGCAGCTTCTGACTGAGTCATGCAGTGGTACGTACAGTTGGATCAGATGGGTGTATATCCATTTGCTGGTTACGCTGGTATTCTCAGCACAAGCAGTCCTAAGTGGCAAGATCGTTAAGTTTTTACCTGGATATGATGGTGAACTTCCTTTCAAGCTCGAGACAGG ATACATTAGCGTTGACGATTCAGAGTTGTTCTACTATTTCGTGGAGTCAGAAGGGAACCCTCAGGAGGACCCTCTCTTTCTTTGGCTAACGGGTGGTCCTGGCTGTAGTTCTTTTAGTGGACTCATTTATGAAGCAG GTCCAATGGAGTTTGACTTTCAAAACTTTGCTGGAGGGTTaccaaaattgaaatattacCCCTATAGATGGACAAAG GCTGCTAGCATGATATTTCTTGATTCACCTGTGGGCACTGGTTTCTCCTATGCAAGAAACCCAGAAGGTTGGCATTCATCGGACACAAAATCAGTTGAACATTCCTACCAGTTCCTCGGGAAG TGGATGATCGAACACCCACAATTTCTTTCTGTCCAACTATTTATTGCCGGTGATTCTTATGCTGGCATTCCTGTTCCATTGATCACTAAGAAGATAATAGACG GTAACAAAGACAAAGATAAGCTGTATCTGAATATCAAG GGGTACTTGATTGGTAGCCCGTGGACTGATTCAAGTATTGATACGGACTCAAAAGTTGAATTTGCTCATAGGACGGCACTAATATCGGATGAGATCTATGAG aaTGCAAGAAGAAGTTGCAAAGAGGACTATGTTAATGTAGATCCAGAAAATGCTGCATGTTCAGCAGCCCTTGGTGATATCCAGATG TGCGTGAAAGATCTGTATGACAAGGATATCTTGAAACCAAACTGCGATTTATTTTCCCCCGAAATTGGAGAAGACCTCGATCGAAAATCTCTTGAAGAAGGTGCATCAGGGTTCCTACAGTCACAATCAATGAATCCTAGAGTTTGGTGCaat GATTTCATGCTTCTATACGGTTCCATTTGGCATAACGATGATAGCGTTCAAGAGGCATTACATGTTCGAAAG gGGACTATTCGGCAATGGGAGAGATGCAACTACAGCATATCATATACTAAAGATGTCCCGAGTGTCGTCCCTGTTCATATAGAACTCAGTAGATCGGCCTTGGAAGTACTCGTAGAGAG TGGTGATCATGACATGGCTGTCCCGTACGTGGGTACGTTAAAATGGATAAAGTCTCTGAACTTGACCCTCGTCGACAATTGGAGGCCATGGTTTATTGATCATCAAGTTGCCGG ATACACGATGAAGTATTCAGATCAGGGATATCATTTGACATTTGCAACCGTGAAG GGCGCAGGCCACCCAGCGCCAGAATTCTATCGCAGAGAGTGTTATTATTTGTTTGACAGATGGGTTAATTACAGACCTATTTAG
- the LOC131327984 gene encoding serine carboxypeptidase-like 18 isoform X2, with protein sequence MVQAEAAGAASQMQLLTESCSGTYSWIRWVYIHLLVTLVFSAQAVLSGKIVKFLPGYDGELPFKLETGYISVDDSELFYYFVESEGNPQEDPLFLWLTGGPGCSSFSGLIYEAGPMEFDFQNFAGGLPKLKYYPYRWTKAASMIFLDSPVGTGFSYARNPEGWHSSDTKSVEHSYQFLGKWMIEHPQFLSVQLFIAGDSYAGIPVPLITKKIIDGNKDKDKLYLNIKGYLIGSPWTDSSIDTDSKVEFAHRTALISDEIYENARRSCKEDYVNVDPENAACSAALGDIQMCVKDLYDKDILKPNCDLFSPEIGEDLDRKSLEEGASGFLQSQSMNPRVWCNDFMLLYGSIWHNDDSVQEALHVRKGTIRQWERCNYSISYTKDVPSVVPVHIELSRSALEVLVERSDYDTSISCSPLQWFTLHSNVLW encoded by the exons ATGGTACAAGCAGAAGCAGCAGGTGCTGCCTCTCAGATGCAGCTTCTGACTGAGTCATGCAGTGGTACGTACAGTTGGATCAGATGGGTGTATATCCATTTGCTGGTTACGCTGGTATTCTCAGCACAAGCAGTCCTAAGTGGCAAGATCGTTAAGTTTTTACCTGGATATGATGGTGAACTTCCTTTCAAGCTCGAGACAGG ATACATTAGCGTTGACGATTCAGAGTTGTTCTACTATTTCGTGGAGTCAGAAGGGAACCCTCAGGAGGACCCTCTCTTTCTTTGGCTAACGGGTGGTCCTGGCTGTAGTTCTTTTAGTGGACTCATTTATGAAGCAG GTCCAATGGAGTTTGACTTTCAAAACTTTGCTGGAGGGTTaccaaaattgaaatattacCCCTATAGATGGACAAAG GCTGCTAGCATGATATTTCTTGATTCACCTGTGGGCACTGGTTTCTCCTATGCAAGAAACCCAGAAGGTTGGCATTCATCGGACACAAAATCAGTTGAACATTCCTACCAGTTCCTCGGGAAG TGGATGATCGAACACCCACAATTTCTTTCTGTCCAACTATTTATTGCCGGTGATTCTTATGCTGGCATTCCTGTTCCATTGATCACTAAGAAGATAATAGACG GTAACAAAGACAAAGATAAGCTGTATCTGAATATCAAG GGGTACTTGATTGGTAGCCCGTGGACTGATTCAAGTATTGATACGGACTCAAAAGTTGAATTTGCTCATAGGACGGCACTAATATCGGATGAGATCTATGAG aaTGCAAGAAGAAGTTGCAAAGAGGACTATGTTAATGTAGATCCAGAAAATGCTGCATGTTCAGCAGCCCTTGGTGATATCCAGATG TGCGTGAAAGATCTGTATGACAAGGATATCTTGAAACCAAACTGCGATTTATTTTCCCCCGAAATTGGAGAAGACCTCGATCGAAAATCTCTTGAAGAAGGTGCATCAGGGTTCCTACAGTCACAATCAATGAATCCTAGAGTTTGGTGCaat GATTTCATGCTTCTATACGGTTCCATTTGGCATAACGATGATAGCGTTCAAGAGGCATTACATGTTCGAAAG gGGACTATTCGGCAATGGGAGAGATGCAACTACAGCATATCATATACTAAAGATGTCCCGAGTGTCGTCCCTGTTCATATAGAACTCAGTAGATCGGCCTTGGAAGTACTCGTAGAGAGGTCAGACTATGATACATCGATCTCATGCTCTCCGCTTCAATGGTTTACACTTCACTCCAATGTTCTT TGGTGA